In one window of Planctomycetaceae bacterium DNA:
- a CDS encoding response regulator, producing the protein MSDKANFSVTTISELRSEFVQMADLAAMHGNAERLTAAALMADLLSVAELMESAEGHANRAREIAEFCRDTVLPVIADEATFDREGFGITQQADERWGECLALLEADERYTPGRQISDHEVSEPADSVGDESLCGDTPMNSSEPETPVLDMSRILATLNDLDIEIDSAVTPASVQRQTYKASAGNPPAAPETGDSIDDPEMAAAFADDAQLCLSEMEGAVLRIDANEPLDDALRHFCRQLHTLKGASGTVGLSNLAHYLHEVESWIESGSGEQISVDHLLECVDVVREQLRRIGISDGDIAAGSQTTAPCVKNDVPRASGPSELPNSSRDVEKRAEVPATVRREITTSSANTDGEAFVRVEARQLERLMDLLAELVMLRNHRDSHIEALRQVHHELNLCAVRSRSLTASVDLPQAGVADEGEPSGITNSTVGMSGIAARKQAAQTRLLVRSLHEISRDTTELSRSLHEAFDPLARDNSAVSHLIGQFRQQLMELRRVPVGGLFQRLQRSIRDAARAEGKQVEVRVEGHGARAEREIQQRLFEPLLHLVRNGVSHGIQTPDERVAAGKSPTGCITLSATADASVLCIEVRDDGCGLNDDAIESRGRQLGLLAPGEHADISKIRQLIFHPGFSTRSSVSEIAGRGVGMDVVDNWIRRLRGRIDVESTAGNGTTFRLQIPLRSAVEHAMVVRVAGQLFALPMHAISGTSDSRNSMGQMPVAEESCVPVALGELLKLSGEDSSRSCLVRLRSTQFPDGLVVSVDAIVGVEEVVVRSLPSLLQKNGLFDGVTLSGRAEIVLLLDVNQLIELHRATVSELSNASSGESDQDARAKRIAKVAMHDRQKFDAESCRSGQKKVLLVDDSVVIRRSLSKKLSSAGLKTLEAENGLEALRLLKSHSVMAIVTDIDMPGMNGVELLQEIRRHPRLNQLPALVLSSRDDESMPEEISKLNPTAVLSKPVTDETISSIIKMCAVAKG; encoded by the coding sequence ATGTCTGATAAAGCCAACTTCTCCGTGACGACCATTTCAGAGCTGCGAAGCGAATTCGTTCAGATGGCAGATCTTGCTGCCATGCACGGAAATGCAGAACGTCTCACTGCAGCTGCATTGATGGCCGACTTGCTTTCGGTCGCTGAGCTTATGGAGTCAGCTGAAGGTCATGCCAACAGAGCTCGGGAAATTGCAGAATTCTGTCGTGACACGGTGTTGCCTGTGATCGCAGATGAAGCGACCTTTGACAGGGAAGGATTTGGAATCACTCAACAAGCAGATGAGCGCTGGGGAGAATGCCTCGCTTTGCTTGAAGCGGATGAACGCTACACACCGGGAAGGCAGATCAGCGATCATGAAGTGAGTGAGCCCGCAGACTCTGTGGGAGATGAATCATTATGCGGGGACACCCCAATGAATTCATCGGAACCTGAGACTCCGGTCCTGGATATGAGCAGAATTCTGGCGACTCTGAATGATCTTGATATCGAGATTGATTCTGCGGTGACTCCAGCTTCTGTCCAGAGACAGACGTACAAAGCATCCGCAGGGAATCCTCCGGCGGCACCAGAAACCGGCGATTCGATCGATGATCCCGAGATGGCGGCGGCATTCGCCGACGACGCTCAATTGTGCTTAAGTGAAATGGAAGGTGCCGTTCTGCGGATCGACGCCAACGAACCACTGGATGATGCCCTTCGCCATTTTTGCCGTCAGCTTCATACTCTGAAAGGGGCCTCAGGAACCGTCGGCCTGTCGAACCTCGCGCATTATCTGCACGAAGTCGAGAGCTGGATTGAATCAGGCAGCGGTGAGCAAATCAGCGTTGATCACCTGCTGGAATGCGTGGATGTTGTCAGAGAACAACTCCGACGAATTGGCATTTCGGATGGAGATATTGCTGCGGGTTCGCAAACGACGGCTCCGTGCGTAAAGAATGATGTTCCCAGGGCGTCTGGTCCGTCAGAGCTTCCGAATTCATCGCGGGATGTGGAGAAACGGGCAGAAGTGCCTGCAACCGTTCGACGAGAAATAACCACCAGTTCTGCGAATACTGATGGTGAAGCATTCGTCCGAGTCGAAGCTCGTCAGCTTGAGCGACTCATGGATCTGCTGGCCGAACTGGTGATGTTGCGCAACCACCGGGATTCTCACATAGAAGCATTGCGACAGGTCCATCATGAACTCAATTTGTGTGCCGTACGATCCCGATCCCTGACCGCCAGCGTCGATCTGCCTCAGGCAGGCGTTGCTGATGAGGGCGAACCGTCCGGGATTACCAACAGCACCGTTGGTATGTCCGGAATCGCCGCTCGCAAGCAAGCGGCACAGACACGATTACTGGTCCGTTCGTTGCACGAAATCTCTCGTGATACGACTGAACTCAGCCGTTCTTTACACGAAGCCTTCGATCCCCTGGCGCGAGATAACTCTGCCGTCTCACATCTGATCGGACAGTTTCGGCAACAACTGATGGAACTGCGTCGAGTGCCGGTGGGTGGTTTATTCCAGCGACTGCAGCGTTCCATACGTGATGCCGCCCGGGCAGAAGGAAAGCAGGTTGAGGTTCGAGTTGAGGGGCATGGCGCACGGGCGGAGCGGGAAATCCAGCAACGACTTTTCGAACCGCTTCTTCACCTGGTTCGCAACGGCGTCAGTCATGGCATTCAAACGCCGGATGAGCGAGTGGCGGCAGGAAAGTCCCCGACAGGGTGCATTACGTTATCGGCAACTGCTGACGCATCCGTTCTTTGTATCGAAGTTCGTGACGATGGATGCGGGCTGAATGATGATGCAATCGAATCTCGCGGGCGACAACTGGGCTTACTCGCACCCGGCGAACACGCCGATATTTCGAAAATTCGCCAGTTGATTTTTCATCCGGGCTTTTCGACCCGATCGTCTGTCAGTGAAATCGCCGGTCGCGGCGTTGGCATGGATGTGGTCGACAACTGGATCCGGCGGCTACGAGGTCGGATAGATGTTGAATCCACAGCAGGGAATGGAACGACCTTCCGATTGCAGATCCCTCTTCGGTCTGCTGTCGAACATGCGATGGTGGTTCGAGTTGCCGGACAGCTGTTCGCTCTTCCAATGCATGCAATCAGCGGAACCTCGGATTCTCGGAACTCGATGGGACAGATGCCTGTCGCAGAAGAATCGTGTGTTCCGGTTGCACTGGGAGAATTGCTGAAGCTGTCTGGTGAAGATTCCAGCCGAAGCTGTCTTGTCCGCCTGAGATCGACGCAGTTTCCTGACGGACTTGTTGTGAGCGTTGACGCGATTGTGGGTGTCGAAGAAGTCGTGGTTCGGTCACTGCCGTCGCTGCTGCAAAAGAATGGGCTCTTCGATGGTGTCACACTGTCGGGGCGTGCGGAGATTGTCCTGCTGCTGGACGTGAATCAATTGATCGAGCTGCATCGGGCAACAGTATCTGAACTGTCAAACGCCTCGTCGGGAGAATCAGACCAGGACGCACGGGCGAAGCGCATCGCCAAAGTCGCAATGCACGATCGTCAGAAGTTTGATGCAGAATCATGCCGTTCGGGCCAGAAAAAAGTTCTTCTCGTTGACGATTCTGTCGTCATCCGCCGTTCCCTGTCAAAGAAACTCAGCAGCGCGGGATTGAAGACACTCGAGGCAGAAAACGGGCTCGAAGCGCTCAGGCTTCTGAAGTCACACAGCGTTATGGCGATCGTCACAGATATTGATATGCCTGGTATGAACGGCGTCGAGCTGCTGCAGGAGATTCGGCGGCATCCCAGACTGAATCAGTTGCCAGCCCTTGTCCTGTCGAGCCGGGATGACGAATCCATGCCCGAAGAAATCAGCAAACTTAATCCAACGGCCGTGCTGAGCAAGCCGGTCACAGATGAAACAATTTCGTCCATCATCAAGATGTGCGCAGTCGCTAAGGGATAG
- a CDS encoding methyl-accepting chemotaxis protein has translation MSYRLRLCATHLMTAVVAGYCAACGFQVDGVSRIAFMTLLVVAILGPAAAAYWWLLRGLKDAEKSLSDIHSDFLSTGLNEIDATVHRLRTSLRHQRTILQDVDSLLTCLGHSPAAQSPNGMNSPDRHELIEAISKLSRSSARDIGTILALCNEIARNARDTQAGSQEQTRTIDSAIQAVADLSVRIDEIGSNADVATQASRDVGARVQQGLEVIQQLIHGMEEIRTTVAFSEKKVTGLRQQSEQISSIVETMGDLSARTDMVALNASIEAVRAGQEGRGFSIVAEEVRRLAERTATASREIAALVAAIQSETQDTMSAMSEEQQQVQQEIQRVSAAGRMLEEIRKVASSAADRSKHITDATTDQLQRTHELVRAMQQVSSIARRVGERSDSIRNKATDLVESAEGLEEGLSPISQFVEGDAANLRSSSLRRGIRRLRSDDSPGPADLLDAVAAGEFAQ, from the coding sequence ATGAGTTACCGACTTCGCCTATGTGCGACACACCTGATGACTGCGGTAGTTGCCGGTTATTGCGCTGCCTGTGGATTTCAGGTCGATGGTGTCAGCAGAATTGCATTCATGACACTTCTTGTCGTTGCAATTCTTGGCCCGGCCGCTGCCGCATACTGGTGGCTGTTACGAGGACTGAAAGACGCAGAGAAATCGTTGTCTGATATCCACAGCGACTTTCTCTCAACCGGTTTGAATGAAATTGATGCAACAGTCCATCGCCTGCGGACCTCGCTGCGTCATCAGCGTACAATTCTGCAGGACGTCGATTCGTTGCTGACTTGTCTTGGTCATTCGCCCGCAGCACAGTCACCGAATGGGATGAATTCACCGGATCGCCATGAACTGATTGAGGCAATCAGCAAGCTGTCGCGGTCCTCTGCACGTGATATCGGAACCATACTCGCGCTCTGCAATGAAATTGCACGTAACGCGAGAGACACACAGGCAGGCTCACAGGAGCAAACTCGCACAATTGATTCTGCCATCCAGGCGGTTGCCGATCTCTCCGTTCGAATTGACGAAATCGGGAGCAATGCCGATGTTGCCACGCAGGCGTCCAGAGATGTCGGGGCTCGCGTTCAGCAGGGACTGGAGGTCATACAGCAGTTGATCCACGGGATGGAAGAGATCCGTACAACTGTGGCATTCAGCGAAAAGAAGGTTACGGGGCTTCGTCAGCAGTCGGAACAAATCAGCAGTATCGTGGAAACGATGGGCGATTTGTCGGCAAGAACTGACATGGTGGCCTTAAACGCTTCGATTGAAGCGGTAAGAGCCGGTCAGGAGGGCCGTGGATTTTCAATCGTTGCCGAAGAGGTTCGTCGTCTGGCCGAACGGACCGCGACAGCATCGCGCGAGATCGCGGCGCTGGTAGCGGCCATTCAAAGCGAAACCCAGGACACGATGTCCGCTATGAGCGAAGAGCAGCAGCAGGTCCAGCAGGAAATTCAACGCGTCTCCGCCGCCGGACGCATGCTGGAAGAAATCCGGAAAGTCGCCTCCTCTGCCGCTGATCGATCGAAGCATATTACAGATGCAACAACAGACCAGCTTCAACGCACGCACGAACTTGTCCGAGCGATGCAGCAGGTTTCTTCGATTGCTCGTCGAGTCGGAGAGCGAAGTGATTCGATTCGAAACAAGGCAACAGATCTGGTGGAATCGGCAGAGGGACTAGAGGAAGGTCTTTCGCCAATTAGTCAATTCGTCGAAGGAGACGCCGCCAATCTTCGTTCGTCATCGCTCCGGCGAGGCATTCGACGTTTGCGATCCGATGACTCGCCAGGCCCAGCAGATCTTCTGGATGCAGTCGCAGCCGGGGAGTTCGCCCAGTGA
- a CDS encoding chemotaxis protein CheW: MTVGLHSSSSALLAENISYCIFRTGLTWQAFPAADVREVMPRPQLVCVPHSPLAFAGLCHVRSEFVPVVNLKRMLNESDMQDEQVLLILEDTDGPWGVLVDEVIALQRLEVSDAPESFEEDHSSLVVGWGIHDDAVIQILDHRRLRRLAEGYAEAG, encoded by the coding sequence ATGACCGTAGGTCTTCATAGTTCTTCCAGCGCTCTGCTGGCAGAAAACATTTCGTACTGCATTTTCCGCACCGGACTCACATGGCAGGCATTTCCTGCAGCTGATGTTCGCGAGGTCATGCCACGGCCGCAACTGGTATGTGTACCCCACTCGCCTCTCGCGTTTGCCGGATTGTGCCACGTTCGCAGTGAGTTCGTGCCCGTTGTCAATCTGAAACGCATGCTGAACGAATCAGACATGCAGGACGAACAAGTTTTGCTGATCCTTGAAGACACGGATGGTCCGTGGGGTGTACTCGTTGACGAGGTCATCGCCCTGCAGCGTCTGGAGGTTTCTGATGCTCCGGAAAGTTTTGAGGAAGATCACAGCAGCCTGGTTGTCGGATGGGGCATTCATGACGACGCAGTCATACAGATTCTGGATCATCGACGCTTGCGCAGGCTGGCTGAGGGGTACGCGGAGGCTGGCTGA
- a CDS encoding PIG-L family deacetylase, with protein MKRIVLFRLRTLVITSVLLTLIGATTDFARAEEDGKLRIICFGAHPDDAEYKSGGTAALWASMGHHVKLVSVTNGDIGHWQMAGGPLAKRRTAESAEVAKRLGVTSQVLDIHDGELLPTLENRRLITRLIREWNADIVIAHRPWDYHPDHRYVGVLVQDAAYMVTVPFFCPDVPPLKKNPVFLYSSDRFQKPYSFEADIAVSLDEVFEKKVDALMALESQTFEGGALGSEESTANTPPASQPELRRAWLRERWDRRQSDEANRFREALLKWYGDEKGSTIKYAEAFEICEYGRQPSSAEIKQLFPFLPQ; from the coding sequence ATGAAAAGAATTGTACTCTTCCGACTGCGAACCCTCGTCATTACCTCAGTCCTTCTCACCTTAATTGGTGCCACAACTGATTTCGCCCGGGCAGAAGAAGATGGAAAGTTGCGAATCATCTGCTTTGGAGCCCACCCTGATGACGCAGAGTACAAGAGCGGTGGAACGGCAGCTCTGTGGGCTTCGATGGGACACCATGTCAAACTGGTCTCTGTGACAAACGGCGATATCGGACACTGGCAGATGGCAGGTGGGCCACTGGCCAAAAGGCGAACAGCCGAATCAGCTGAGGTTGCAAAACGCCTGGGTGTTACTTCTCAGGTCCTGGACATCCATGACGGCGAACTACTACCAACACTCGAAAACCGGCGGCTGATTACCCGATTAATCCGGGAGTGGAACGCGGACATCGTCATCGCGCATCGCCCATGGGATTATCACCCCGATCATCGATACGTCGGCGTGCTCGTACAGGACGCCGCTTATATGGTGACGGTGCCGTTCTTCTGTCCGGACGTCCCGCCGCTGAAGAAGAATCCCGTATTTCTCTACAGCAGTGACCGCTTTCAAAAGCCCTACTCTTTCGAAGCTGACATCGCCGTTTCACTGGATGAAGTATTCGAAAAGAAGGTCGACGCATTGATGGCACTGGAATCACAGACCTTCGAAGGTGGTGCTTTAGGATCAGAAGAATCGACTGCGAATACACCGCCTGCCTCGCAGCCGGAATTGCGCCGGGCATGGCTGCGAGAGCGATGGGACCGAAGACAGTCAGATGAAGCAAATCGGTTCCGCGAGGCCCTGCTGAAATGGTACGGCGACGAGAAAGGTTCAACGATCAAATACGCGGAAGCATTTGAGATCTGTGAATACGGCCGGCAACCCAGCTCGGCGGAGATCAAGCAGTTGTTTCCATTCCTGCCCCAGTAA
- a CDS encoding alpha/beta fold hydrolase, whose protein sequence is MIWILLISAAVVILLDFLLRKYAKFRIADMFENVPPFNVTTAAENPNARRLSIHSASGLTLSGSLLWPQDHAPHGLVIFFPELNGNHWMASRYCEGLLQNGFAVLGFDFRNQGESDCDPAYSPIHWITDYEMQDVEAVLEFIESDPEFSTMPLLAFGVSRGGVAALIAGSRYPRIRAVIADSAFGTLPMMHHFVNRFVRLVIPGWLYALLPWWHIRIALRQGIQVSQKRRHCRYLHLEDEASGLSETPVLLISGQRDSYVTQEVAAALHSTVGEHSELWTVEKAKHNMARSVQPQEYDRRVVEHAFRALDIRQDEPQAVSALGESN, encoded by the coding sequence TTGATCTGGATACTGTTGATATCCGCTGCCGTTGTCATTCTTCTGGACTTCCTGCTGCGCAAGTACGCAAAGTTTCGGATCGCGGACATGTTCGAGAACGTTCCGCCATTCAATGTCACCACCGCGGCTGAAAACCCAAACGCTCGAAGGCTGAGCATTCATTCCGCCAGCGGCTTAACTCTGTCCGGTAGCCTGCTCTGGCCTCAGGATCATGCGCCTCACGGTCTGGTCATTTTCTTTCCGGAACTAAACGGCAATCACTGGATGGCTTCACGCTATTGCGAAGGGCTGCTCCAGAATGGTTTTGCTGTGCTTGGCTTTGACTTTCGCAATCAGGGTGAGAGTGACTGTGATCCGGCTTACAGCCCGATTCACTGGATCACTGATTACGAAATGCAGGACGTGGAAGCAGTTCTTGAATTCATCGAATCAGATCCGGAATTCAGCACGATGCCACTGCTCGCGTTCGGCGTGAGCCGAGGTGGTGTTGCCGCGTTGATTGCTGGTAGTCGCTACCCGAGAATTCGTGCAGTGATCGCCGACAGCGCGTTCGGTACACTGCCGATGATGCACCACTTTGTTAATCGCTTCGTGCGGTTAGTGATCCCCGGCTGGCTTTACGCTTTGTTGCCCTGGTGGCACATCCGAATCGCCCTTCGTCAGGGGATACAGGTCAGTCAAAAGAGGCGTCACTGTCGCTACCTTCATCTCGAAGATGAAGCGAGCGGACTCTCTGAAACCCCTGTGCTGCTGATCTCGGGGCAGCGTGACTCGTACGTCACACAAGAGGTTGCAGCGGCGTTGCACTCGACCGTTGGAGAGCACAGCGAATTGTGGACCGTCGAAAAGGCGAAACACAACATGGCCAGATCCGTCCAGCCGCAGGAGTACGACCGCAGGGTTGTCGAGCATGCATTCCGTGCTCTGGACATACGCCAGGACGAACCACAGGCAGTGTCTGCGCTGGGTGAATCGAACTAA
- the fabF gene encoding beta-ketoacyl-ACP synthase II, which produces MKRRVVVTGIGCVTPVGNTVDEMWRSLRESKNGVGKITHFDASHFPTKFAAEVRGFDFDSIVDDPGRFVDCGRNIRFAIGAATQAVNDSGIQDCQNLDPARFGIYLGAGEGQQDFLQFLSLVADSQKDGVVDPQQFTADFMRTMNPRFELELEPNMPSAHLSSLFNAQGPNLNCLTACAASSQAIGEATEIIRRNDADVMLSGGAHSMIHPFGLTGFNLLTALSERNDSPETASRPFDYTRDGFVLGEGSGMLILEELEHAKKRGARIYGEIRGYGSSADAYRITDIHPEGRGAISCIRMALADAEINPEEIGYVNAHGTSTKVNDQVETMAIKGGLGDHAWKTPISSIKSMMGHLIAAAGSVEAITCLLAIRDGVLPPTTNYSTPDPDCDLDYIPNFARDVRIKAALSNSFGFGGQNVSLIIAGFEG; this is translated from the coding sequence ATGAAACGTCGAGTTGTTGTCACCGGTATCGGATGTGTGACCCCGGTTGGGAACACAGTGGACGAGATGTGGCGGTCGTTGCGGGAATCGAAGAACGGCGTTGGCAAGATTACCCACTTTGATGCGTCGCACTTCCCCACAAAATTCGCCGCGGAGGTTCGCGGATTCGACTTTGACTCAATTGTTGACGACCCCGGACGGTTTGTGGACTGTGGTCGGAATATTCGGTTTGCCATTGGCGCGGCAACTCAGGCTGTAAACGACTCGGGAATTCAGGATTGCCAGAATCTGGACCCTGCTCGTTTCGGTATTTATCTTGGCGCTGGTGAGGGGCAGCAGGACTTCCTTCAGTTCCTGAGTCTCGTGGCCGATTCGCAGAAAGATGGAGTTGTTGATCCTCAACAATTCACAGCAGACTTCATGCGAACCATGAACCCTCGGTTTGAGCTGGAGCTGGAGCCCAACATGCCTTCGGCCCACCTGTCCAGCCTGTTCAACGCCCAGGGACCCAACCTCAATTGTCTGACGGCATGCGCTGCGTCCAGTCAGGCCATCGGCGAGGCAACGGAAATTATCCGGCGGAATGATGCTGATGTGATGTTGTCGGGGGGAGCCCACAGCATGATTCACCCATTCGGTTTGACTGGTTTCAATCTTCTGACCGCTCTGTCGGAGCGAAATGATTCGCCAGAAACAGCGTCCAGACCATTTGACTATACCAGGGATGGATTTGTACTCGGGGAGGGATCCGGAATGCTGATTCTGGAAGAACTCGAACATGCGAAGAAACGCGGCGCACGGATCTACGGCGAAATTCGCGGTTACGGCTCTTCTGCTGATGCGTACCGTATTACCGACATTCATCCTGAAGGTCGCGGTGCCATTAGCTGCATTCGGATGGCGCTGGCCGATGCGGAGATTAATCCTGAAGAAATCGGTTATGTGAATGCTCACGGGACAAGCACAAAAGTCAACGACCAGGTCGAAACGATGGCAATTAAGGGGGGGCTCGGCGACCATGCCTGGAAAACCCCAATTTCGAGTATTAAGAGCATGATGGGCCATTTGATTGCGGCGGCAGGCAGCGTTGAGGCGATAACGTGCCTGCTGGCTATCCGAGATGGTGTCTTGCCCCCTACAACCAACTATTCCACTCCTGATCCGGATTGTGATCTCGACTACATACCGAATTTCGCACGGGACGTGCGGATTAAAGCGGCTCTGTCGAACAGTTTTGGTTTCGGCGGTCAAAACGTCTCACTGATTATTGCTGGATTTGAAGGTTAG
- a CDS encoding 3-hydroxyacyl-ACP dehydratase FabZ family protein — protein MRWYWVDRFIEFESGKRARSVKNISLSEEHMHDHFPGFPVMPASLMIEGMAQTGGILLGEHFQFEHNVILAKVPRMTFHSWASPGDQLIYEAHLQDARVEGGSVTVTATVSDRLIAEGEIVFVHLSSDDPQLSRIDQKNFVFRMNLLDILTVGKAD, from the coding sequence ATGCGGTGGTATTGGGTAGATCGATTCATCGAATTCGAATCCGGCAAGCGTGCGCGATCGGTCAAGAATATCTCTCTTTCCGAAGAGCACATGCACGACCACTTTCCGGGGTTCCCTGTCATGCCAGCGTCGCTGATGATTGAGGGAATGGCGCAAACAGGCGGAATTCTGCTCGGTGAGCATTTTCAGTTCGAACACAATGTTATTCTGGCGAAAGTTCCCAGGATGACGTTCCACAGCTGGGCCAGTCCGGGCGATCAGTTGATCTACGAGGCTCATTTGCAGGATGCAAGAGTCGAAGGCGGCAGCGTTACCGTCACTGCCACCGTTTCTGATCGCCTGATTGCAGAAGGCGAAATCGTCTTCGTGCATTTGTCGTCCGATGATCCGCAGCTGAGTCGAATTGATCAGAAGAATTTCGTCTTCCGTATGAACCTCCTTGATATCCTGACTGTTGGCAAAGCAGATTAG
- a CDS encoding acyl carrier protein: protein MPSADEIFDKVRETLVDALGVDDDEVTAGATLIGDLGAESIDFLDIVFRLEKTFDIKIPRGELFPENLASADSGFILDGKVTPEGIAALREKMPHADVDAFAADPQVAKIQDLFTVDMMCKFVAARLS, encoded by the coding sequence ATGCCTTCTGCTGACGAAATCTTTGACAAGGTCCGGGAAACACTGGTCGATGCTCTGGGAGTTGACGACGACGAAGTCACCGCTGGTGCGACGCTCATCGGAGACCTTGGAGCAGAATCGATCGACTTCCTTGATATCGTCTTCCGCCTCGAGAAGACATTCGATATCAAGATTCCGCGGGGTGAATTGTTCCCCGAAAATCTGGCATCTGCCGACTCAGGCTTCATTCTGGACGGCAAAGTCACTCCGGAAGGTATCGCTGCGTTGCGAGAAAAAATGCCTCATGCAGACGTGGACGCATTCGCTGCCGATCCACAGGTTGCAAAGATTCAGGATCTGTTTACCGTCGACATGATGTGCAAATTTGTCGCGGCACGTTTGTCCTAG